Proteins from a genomic interval of Leifsonia shinshuensis:
- a CDS encoding ABC transporter permease subunit — translation MRYLLGKLGLFVLTLWAAVTVNFILPRLMPGSPADAAIAKLSQNGPVSPAMRASIEAQLGVPTGSLWDQYVTYLNQVVHFDFGPSFSYFPQSVSSLIGAALPWTLVLVGTVTVLAFVLGTLLGVLAAWKRGTALDTIPTVGGQFLSAFPYFWIALLLLFFLGYVAGWFPTSGAYSQTATPHWSWEFFTDALYHGILPGLTILLTAFGGWIIGMRNTMVNTLGEDYVTFAEANGLRTRTVALRYAARNALLPQFTSFGMVLGGVVGGSLLVETVFAYPGVGLLLFHAVTNQDYPLMQALFLIITVSVLIANFLVDILYGVLDPRTRR, via the coding sequence GTGCGCTATCTGCTCGGAAAGCTGGGACTCTTCGTCCTCACCCTCTGGGCGGCCGTCACGGTCAACTTCATCCTGCCGCGGCTGATGCCGGGCTCGCCCGCGGACGCGGCGATCGCCAAGCTCAGCCAGAACGGCCCGGTCTCTCCGGCGATGCGCGCCTCGATCGAGGCCCAGCTCGGTGTGCCGACCGGCAGCCTCTGGGACCAGTACGTGACGTACCTGAATCAGGTCGTCCACTTCGACTTCGGGCCGTCGTTCAGCTACTTCCCGCAGTCGGTGTCGAGCCTGATCGGCGCGGCGCTGCCGTGGACGCTCGTGCTCGTCGGGACCGTCACGGTCCTCGCCTTCGTGCTCGGCACGCTGCTCGGCGTGCTCGCGGCCTGGAAGCGCGGCACGGCGCTCGACACCATCCCGACGGTGGGCGGCCAGTTCCTCTCGGCGTTCCCGTACTTCTGGATCGCGCTGCTCCTGCTGTTCTTCCTCGGCTACGTCGCGGGCTGGTTCCCCACCAGCGGCGCCTACTCGCAGACCGCGACGCCGCACTGGAGCTGGGAGTTCTTCACCGACGCGCTGTACCACGGCATCCTGCCCGGCCTGACGATCCTGCTGACCGCATTCGGCGGCTGGATCATCGGGATGCGCAACACGATGGTGAACACCCTCGGCGAGGACTACGTGACCTTCGCGGAGGCCAACGGCCTGCGCACGCGCACCGTCGCGCTGCGCTACGCGGCCCGCAACGCGCTGCTGCCGCAGTTCACCTCGTTCGGCATGGTGCTCGGCGGGGTGGTCGGCGGCTCGCTCCTGGTGGAGACCGTGTTCGCCTACCCGGGCGTCGGCCTCCTCCTCTTCCACGCGGTGACCAACCAGGACTACCCGCTGATGCAGGCGCTGTTCCTCATCATCACGGTGAGCGTCCTGATCGCGAACTTCCTCGTGGACATCCTGTACGGCGTGCTCGACCCGAGGACCAGACGATGA
- a CDS encoding ABC transporter permease, whose product MTHEDQLTQPPSTTSVRATEVAAASASEQRPWNPFRVLGRAVGTIWSEPKARFGVVLLLLFILMAIFAPLIAPYDPHDTSFPHSQDGSAAHLLGTTGVGQDVLSQLIWGARVSVSVALIAGLLSTLVAILVGLSWGYVRAFWGEGVGFVVNLFLVIPSLPLMIVIAAYLHNGGIAVIVLVVVVTGWAWGARVLRSQTQTLRSRDFVTAAKFSGESPSRIVFREILPNMTSLIVASFFGAATAAILAEAGLEFLGLGDPNTVSWGTMLFWAQNSNVLLTGQWVQLFAPGFMIALFAVSMTFINFGVDGLSNPRLRERKAAR is encoded by the coding sequence ATGACGCACGAAGACCAGCTCACCCAGCCACCCAGCACGACGTCCGTCCGTGCGACGGAGGTCGCAGCCGCCTCCGCGAGCGAGCAGAGACCGTGGAACCCGTTCCGCGTCCTCGGCCGCGCGGTCGGCACCATCTGGTCGGAGCCCAAGGCGCGTTTCGGCGTCGTCCTGCTCCTGCTCTTCATCCTGATGGCGATCTTCGCGCCGCTGATCGCGCCCTACGACCCGCACGACACGTCGTTCCCGCACAGCCAGGACGGCAGTGCCGCGCACCTGCTCGGCACCACCGGCGTCGGCCAGGACGTGCTCTCCCAGCTGATCTGGGGCGCGCGCGTGTCCGTCTCGGTCGCGCTCATCGCCGGTCTGCTGAGCACGCTCGTCGCGATCCTCGTCGGCCTCAGCTGGGGCTACGTCCGCGCGTTCTGGGGGGAGGGCGTCGGCTTCGTCGTCAACCTGTTCCTGGTCATCCCGTCGCTGCCGCTCATGATCGTGATCGCCGCGTACCTGCACAACGGCGGCATCGCCGTGATCGTGCTGGTCGTCGTGGTGACGGGCTGGGCGTGGGGCGCCCGCGTGCTGCGCTCGCAGACGCAGACCCTGCGCTCCCGCGACTTCGTCACGGCGGCGAAGTTCAGCGGCGAGAGCCCGAGCCGGATCGTGTTCCGGGAGATCCTGCCGAACATGACCTCGCTGATCGTGGCGAGCTTCTTCGGCGCGGCGACCGCGGCCATCCTCGCGGAGGCCGGCCTGGAGTTCCTCGGCCTCGGCGACCCCAACACGGTGAGCTGGGGGACCATGCTCTTCTGGGCCCAGAACAGCAACGTGCTGCTCACCGGCCAGTGGGTGCAGCTGTTCGCGCCCGGCTTCATGATCGCGCTGTTCGCCGTCTCCATGACATTCATCAACTTCGGGGTCGACGGGCTCAGCAACCCGCGCCTGCGCGAGAGGAAGGCCGCACGATGA
- a CDS encoding ABC transporter ATP-binding protein: MSLLKVEDLSVVYDEGKGRAFEAVKHVGFELGQGEFVGLVGESGSGKSTLGYALTRLSKPPARIAGGRILFDGTDIAALSTEEVRTQRRGGFAMVLQSGMNALNPVRTIRNHFLDIFAAHGHVPPRARAARAEELIAKVELPASTLSRYPGELSGGMRQRVSIALALALEPRLMVFDEPTTALDVLVQHAVMNTIRQLQASENFTAILISHDLGVVLEATQRVLVMHDGVIVEDAPSDRILNAPEHPYTQMLLSHYGDPRAAEVTVPGLERRDGAARPAPVTGAVSGARATGNAARQRIGAREPIVVSDLVKVYPKGRRGSATRAVDDVSFTLEPGMSMALVGASGSGKSTIAKMITGVERPTSGTIAFGDVRIDTLRGRRALKQLHSEVQMVFQDPYAALNPLHTVEYILTRPVENFTGLRGSAARRRVLELLETVGLTPVEKFATRLPHQLSGGQRQRVVIARALASDPQVIIADEPVSMLDMSLRAGVLALLEELRRTRGVSMLYITHDLLSARLVTDRIMVLDKGVVVERGDTAEVLQRPQDDYTVRLLDAVPTPSRG, encoded by the coding sequence ATGAGCCTGCTGAAGGTCGAAGACCTGTCCGTCGTCTACGACGAGGGCAAGGGCCGCGCGTTCGAGGCGGTCAAGCACGTCGGGTTCGAGCTCGGCCAGGGCGAGTTCGTCGGCCTGGTCGGCGAGTCCGGGTCGGGGAAGTCCACGCTCGGCTACGCGCTCACCCGGCTGTCGAAGCCGCCGGCGCGCATCGCGGGCGGCCGCATCCTGTTCGACGGCACCGACATCGCCGCGCTCTCCACGGAGGAGGTGCGCACCCAGCGCCGGGGCGGCTTCGCGATGGTGCTGCAGTCGGGGATGAACGCGCTGAACCCCGTGCGGACCATCCGCAACCACTTCCTCGACATCTTCGCCGCGCACGGCCATGTGCCGCCGCGGGCGCGCGCCGCCCGGGCCGAGGAGCTGATCGCGAAGGTCGAGCTGCCAGCGTCCACGCTCTCCCGCTACCCGGGCGAGCTGTCCGGTGGGATGCGCCAGCGCGTGTCCATCGCGCTCGCGCTTGCGCTCGAGCCGCGGCTGATGGTGTTCGACGAGCCGACCACGGCGCTGGACGTGCTCGTGCAGCACGCCGTGATGAACACCATCCGCCAGCTCCAGGCATCGGAGAACTTCACCGCGATCCTGATCAGCCACGACCTCGGCGTGGTGCTGGAAGCGACCCAGCGCGTGCTCGTCATGCACGACGGCGTGATCGTGGAGGACGCCCCCAGCGACCGCATCCTGAACGCGCCGGAGCATCCGTACACGCAGATGCTGCTGAGCCACTACGGCGACCCGCGGGCCGCCGAGGTGACCGTGCCCGGGCTGGAGCGCCGGGACGGCGCCGCCCGGCCCGCGCCGGTCACCGGGGCGGTCTCGGGCGCCCGGGCGACCGGGAACGCCGCCCGGCAGCGGATCGGCGCCCGCGAGCCGATCGTCGTCTCCGACCTCGTGAAGGTCTACCCGAAGGGCCGCAGGGGCAGCGCGACGCGCGCCGTCGACGATGTCTCCTTCACCCTGGAGCCCGGGATGTCGATGGCGCTCGTCGGCGCGAGCGGCAGCGGCAAGTCCACCATCGCCAAGATGATCACCGGCGTGGAGCGGCCCACCTCCGGCACGATCGCGTTCGGCGACGTCCGCATCGACACCCTCCGCGGCCGACGCGCGCTGAAGCAGCTGCACTCGGAGGTGCAGATGGTGTTCCAGGACCCGTACGCGGCGCTCAACCCGCTGCACACGGTGGAGTACATCCTGACCAGGCCGGTCGAGAACTTCACCGGCCTGCGCGGGAGCGCCGCCCGGAGGCGCGTGCTGGAGCTGCTCGAGACGGTCGGCCTCACGCCGGTCGAGAAGTTCGCCACCCGGCTGCCGCACCAGCTCTCCGGCGGCCAGCGCCAGCGCGTCGTCATCGCCCGCGCGCTCGCCAGCGATCCGCAGGTGATCATCGCCGACGAGCCGGTCTCGATGCTCGACATGTCGCTGCGAGCCGGCGTGCTCGCCCTGCTGGAGGAGCTGCGCCGCACCCGCGGGGTGAGCATGCTCTACATCACCCACGACCTGCTCAGCGCGCGGCTCGTCACCGACCGGATCATGGTGCTCGACAAGGGCGTCGTGGTCGAGCGCGGCGACACCGCCGAGGTGCTGCAGCGCCCGCAGGACGATTACACGGTGCGGCTGCTCGACGCCGTGCCGACCCCGTCGCGCGGCTGA
- a CDS encoding family 1 glycosylhydrolase: protein MLTFPDGFLWGAATAAHQVEGNNVNSNWWVMEHAPGTPIVEPSGDAADHYNRYPEDLRLLADAGLNSYRFSVEWARIEPERGFVSRANLDHYRRMIDACLDVGLEPVVTLMHFTVPRWMDQAGFWRNPEAPDLFARYTETVLPILQDGVRYVCTINEPNIAAMLAGGEKAENLVAYGLPNPDLQVADALLASHRRSREVLSSVPGLQSGWTIATQDFIPTDEPGAAEKLHEYGYPRDDWYLEESAGDDFVGVQAYTRTFIGPEGPRPVAEDAETTLTGWEYFPQAAADGIRSAWEKSGHTPILVTENGIATADDSRRIDYTEASLRAIHDTIADGVDVRGYLHWSALDNYEWASGYRPTFGLIGVDLETFERTPKPSLGRLGAIARQNGL from the coding sequence GTGCTCACCTTCCCTGACGGCTTCCTGTGGGGCGCCGCGACCGCCGCCCACCAAGTGGAGGGCAACAACGTCAACAGCAACTGGTGGGTCATGGAGCACGCGCCGGGGACGCCGATCGTCGAGCCGAGCGGCGACGCCGCCGACCACTACAACCGCTACCCGGAGGACCTCCGCCTGCTCGCCGACGCCGGCCTGAACAGCTACCGCTTCTCGGTGGAGTGGGCGCGCATCGAGCCGGAGCGCGGTTTCGTCTCGCGCGCGAACCTCGACCACTACCGGCGGATGATCGACGCCTGCCTCGACGTCGGCCTGGAGCCGGTCGTCACCCTGATGCACTTCACCGTGCCGCGCTGGATGGACCAGGCCGGCTTCTGGCGCAACCCGGAGGCCCCCGACCTGTTCGCGCGCTACACCGAGACCGTGCTGCCGATCCTCCAGGACGGCGTGCGCTACGTGTGCACGATCAACGAGCCGAACATCGCGGCGATGCTGGCGGGCGGCGAGAAGGCGGAGAACCTGGTCGCCTACGGCCTGCCGAACCCGGACCTCCAGGTCGCCGACGCGCTGCTGGCGTCGCACCGGCGGTCCCGCGAGGTGCTGTCGTCGGTGCCCGGCCTGCAGAGCGGCTGGACCATCGCCACGCAGGACTTCATCCCGACCGACGAGCCCGGCGCCGCGGAGAAGCTGCACGAGTACGGCTACCCGCGCGACGACTGGTACCTGGAGGAGTCCGCGGGCGACGACTTCGTCGGCGTCCAGGCCTACACGCGAACGTTCATCGGCCCGGAGGGGCCGCGCCCGGTCGCGGAGGACGCCGAGACGACGCTGACCGGCTGGGAGTACTTCCCGCAGGCCGCCGCCGACGGCATCCGCTCGGCGTGGGAGAAGAGCGGGCACACCCCGATCCTGGTCACCGAGAACGGCATCGCGACCGCGGACGACAGCCGCCGCATCGACTACACCGAGGCGTCGCTGCGCGCCATCCACGACACCATCGCGGACGGAGTGGACGTGCGTGGCTACCTGCACTGGAGCGCCCTCGACAACTACGAGTGGGCCAGCGGGTACCGGCCGACGTTCGGGCTCATCGGGGTGGACCTGGAGACGTTCGAGCGCACCCCCAAGCCGTCGCTCGGCCGGCTGGGCGCGATCGCGCGGCAGAACGGGTTGTGA
- the paaI gene encoding hydroxyphenylacetyl-CoA thioesterase PaaI encodes MSSGSLRPMMARDRASAALGMVVERDEPGESVVSMTVRDDMTNGFAITHGGLVFALADTAFAIACNEDERVTVAAGADITFLKSTRAGQTLTARAVRRTVVGRNGVYDVTVTDETGDVVAEFRGRSLTTNRAAAGHDGNAG; translated from the coding sequence ATGAGCTCAGGGTCACTCCGGCCGATGATGGCCCGCGACCGCGCGTCGGCGGCGCTCGGCATGGTCGTCGAGCGGGATGAGCCGGGCGAGTCCGTCGTCAGCATGACGGTCCGCGACGACATGACCAACGGCTTCGCCATCACGCACGGCGGCCTGGTGTTCGCGCTCGCCGACACCGCCTTCGCGATCGCCTGCAACGAGGACGAGCGGGTGACGGTCGCCGCCGGCGCCGACATCACCTTCCTGAAGTCGACCCGCGCCGGCCAGACGCTCACCGCGCGCGCTGTGCGGCGCACCGTGGTCGGCCGCAACGGCGTCTACGACGTCACCGTGACCGACGAGACCGGCGATGTGGTCGCGGAGTTCCGCGGCCGCTCGCTCACCACCAACCGGGCGGCCGCCGGCCACGACGGCAACGCCGGCTGA